The window GAGCTGGTGGCATGAGAGTTGCCAGGTCCTTTAAACATGGATGTGCTAAGAGTCTGACTCTCCTGGAGCTCAGAGTGGGCGAGAGGAGTCTGAGTCACAGCTGGCTGAGACTCTGCAGCAGCACTCAGAGTGGAATGAACACCGCTAATTGCTCTAGCGTGATCTTGCtcttgaatctctctctctctctatctatctatctatctatctatctatctatctatctatctatctatctatctccatctcctctctggggcagctccgacccaggatggacgtaggctagaatcttcctggtaagcgcacctcgtgatgctacacacattaatagaaatgggccaaggagtgtttatatgaatacagtttgtgtgtcattattttggggcaaaagctacccaggcggccgggagctgggtggcaggaacgcagcccgcagctcccacaacaaaatggtgcccagacatggataactacatccacaaaaagcctgagaaagcttgggaaagaatagagtaaagcatgttttcttggtagcagcaatttctcgcatctgccctggagaacagcggcctggcatctgtctgaggaatcttccctcacttcctcttcctcccagcattctgttctgtttactccacccatctatgttctaacctatcagggccaagcagtttctttattaattaaccaatgaccttcctccatcagaggggTAGAAACCAAATTCCCCTTTGCCTTGCAAAAAGGATCCCACAATCCCAGCTAGGACATTTTTTcaaggttgttttgtttgtttttaaggtatTAGTGTTTTGCTTGAGTTTATATGCACCAGGTGTGTGCTTGGTACCCTCAGGGTCAGAGAAAGGTACCTGatctgcagatggttgtgagctgccatgtggatactgggatttGAACACAGACCCTCTGCAAAAGcggccagagctcttaaccactgagtcatctctccagcctcctttatTTCCTCCCCACCTGGAACTTTGACAGAAGAGAAACTTAACTTAGAATGTCAGCTTTGAAGTGAGAAATGTCAGGAAACCTTGCTGCCACCATTTGCTGCCCGGGCATCCTTCCTGACCTTTCTGGATGAGAGCATAAACCACCCTCCAATGAAGGAAACAAGCCTTTCTCCAGAgcaacagacagacaaagagctcagtagtagagcacttgccgAGCAGGCTGACCACGAGGTGTCCAGCgctggagagggaaagaaagagccccatggatcccctgaaactattTCTGCCCTTTCCAACCCAACTTGCAAGATGCAATTGGTGAGACCTtctaaaaatgcaaatttaacaCCAGGAGGAAATGAGCTAACACTTGTGGGGTACTGACTGTGTTCCTGGCGCTCTGTAAGAGCTGCAGAATGCCTATTCATCAGTACAAATCACATTTTTCCAGCTCACAGACGCTCCAGGGGCAAATGCAGGCTTCATTGCCAGCCCACGCcttctgcttcccaccatggctatttatttattttcttttttcgaggcagtgtttctctgtgtagccttggctgtcctggaactcactctgtagatcaggctggcctcgaactcacagggctcctcctgactctgcctccggagtgctggggttaaaggtgtgcgcgaCCAACCGGCCTTGCTATTTATAGTGAATTTCCAGGCCTCACTTCATCTCTTTGGAGAAAAGTTCTATCGTTACCGCAGGAACCTTCCTTCCCTCTACCTTTATTCTTCCCAGATCCATTCTTCCTTGTTCTAAAAACTTCAGCGCCTTCCTTTCAACACTTATGTTCCTTCTCATGGTTTAAGGACCTCCCAAACATGCCTCTTCCAGCTTCACGTGATCATGATGGTAGTCACAGACTAAGTGGTAGTTCGGTGTTTGCCTTCATTGCTGGGCTGTTAACTACTCCAAGGCAACAGTAGTAGTTCTGTTACTGCCTAACAAGGAAACCGAACTGGGAAGGGTCGCGGTGGAAGACGTCAAAGAGTAAGGAACTTTTAAGTACTTCTTCCTTTAAGTATTTCTTCCTTTAGGTAACAGGTCCAAACTTGCTCAGTTGCTACAAGATTTGAAGATCATTCTGAACATCAGGACCAGGTGGCTGCTGGGAGGAGACGTGAATTTTAGGAGTAGCAGGTTATGAATAACTTAACAGCAGAACAACGCGCCACGTGCGCAGGACACAACCCAGAAATAAAAGGAGGGGGGAATCATTTGTCACGTGTACCCCGCAGGGCCCGCAGCCTCCGTCGCACCCCATGGCAGGAATGCGACCCCGCCCCGCCTGCGTGCGTGCGGGCAAAACCGAGCCAGCCCCAGGACTGACGTCAATCAAGGGGGAGCCTCCAGGCGTGGGGAGGGCTGAGGTttagaggggaagggagggcccGAAGGACACGCCCCTCACCGATACTCTGCCATTGATTGGACTCAAAGAATCTCCGCACTCGATTTGGAGGCGGGCACGGGAGAGGGGCAGGGCTAGACCCGTCCTTCCCCCTCCGCAGCGGCTGATTGGCCCACGGAATCTCAGCATTCGGTTTGGGAAGGTTGGCTCCGCTGCTCGCTGCAAGACTGTGGCCGAGGATTGGCTGTTGAGGAGCTCAGAGCACTTTCTCTGGGGAACTGTGGCTGCGATCCAGGTGGCTCCGGCCAGGCTCCCGGCTGCGATCTGCCCGCCTCGGGAAGCCAAGGCAACCAGGTAGGTAGGCCACGGTCCGGCTCAGCTCTGCGCGGGAGCGCACGGGAGGACGGCCGTAGCTAGGAACTCGCCAGGTCGCAAACCCTATATCCATTTTAGAGGCCTCTTGTTGGGCTAGCGGCCACATCTCAGCCCAGGGGCCGTCTGGGCTGGGGATGGCACCCTGTACTTTCTACCAAGATACCCTTTCCCAAGCTCTTGGCCAGCTTTTTGGCCCTTGCGATCACCTTCAGGGCAGCCGTGTCTGCCCTCTCAAAAAGCCGGGGAGGTTGGAGTGGGCATCTTAGCTGCCGGATCCCTATTTGGGGTCTGCTGGAACTGGCTATACATAGGTTGACACGGATCTAACTCCCCGTGGGGCTCTGCTTTAGTTCCCCTCGCTCTAACTCCAGCGCTGAGGCTGGCGTGGGAATTCTGTCTGTGGCTCGGTGGCGACCTCCAAAACCCTCAGACGCAGATGGCAGGCTCTCAGAGGTTTCCGAACCTTCTGTCCCCTGTTTCTTTTGAACATCTTCTCAGCCATCTGGCAAGAATGAAAATAACACTGGTTGAGATCGTAGACACTCGGGTCAGACCGCCTCGTTAGCCTAAGATTACCTACCAGCCTAGGGTGTTGAGCGGGTTACTACTTCCAGCTTTTTCGCCTGGAAAATGAGTTTAACAACAGTGCCCACTAACAATGGACGTTAGGATGCCACCTCACATGAGGACCAAAAAGCCCCCTGAAACTGCTGTTCTGTGCTTGACACAGCAAGAGGCTTTCTACTGTGAAGTTAGTCATAAAACCATGGTTCTAAAGGGGGCACAAATGACCTTGTCTCTCTTTGAAGCTCGGCTGGGTGGTTTGCAAGCCAGCAGTGATGACCATGGTTCTGTATAGTTGTTAATAACTTTCCCTTGGCATCAGTTTTCATTCAACCAATATGCAGTGTAGAGAATGCGTAGTATGCCAGGATGGACGCTCTCATATTTTATCTCTGTACCCAGTAAGgattatttttttccctcacCGTTTTGATTGATGAACAAAATGAAGTAAAGGAAAAATGAGACTTGTCCAAGGTCTCTGTGATCAGGGCACTGCCAGGCACTTAGGGGCTTGAATTTTTTCCAATTCCTCAATCTGCTAGTTTAATTTTCTGGGTCTGGAATAAGGGCCCGATTTTCTTCTTCACTTCTGGGGCATAGATTTGGAAAGCCAGCGGTATATGGAACACAGGGccatctgaatgcagttttccaCTTGAGGAACAAGACCTGGGCTGTTGTCCAGAGGTATGTCTGTACAGAGCAGCAGGCCAGGCCCACAATGTTAACTTGAGCTATAGCCTCTAGTTGTTTTAAAGTGAGTATTGCCATAACCAAGGTTATTCAAAGGTGGCAACCTGATAGGGAGAACTGCCACCCCACCTAAGTGTGCTCTGTCTCCAGGGTTACCTATGCCAACCTGAGAGGTGACAGGATGGAGAAATTATGGGTAGCAGTGGAACTAATGTCACATGCTGCAGAGAATGCCCCCACTGTACAGCGTCTGTGCTGCCAGTGTACTGGCTGGGTGAGGCGTGAGGCATGCCTTAAATCTTTAAGAGCTGTACCGTTCTTCCTTTAACGCCTGACTCAAAAGAAGTTGAACTTTGTCATCTTCAACGTTCAGTATTTACTTTGGGGGGTTCATTCTCAGCCTACTGTGTCCAGCTGAAGTATTTTGTAATTAGTCCTTACTCATCAGCTCACAGGCTCATGCTTCTTCCATGGCGGCTCTAGAATGAAATCTTTTAATAGCCCCATGCTTTCGTTTTCCAGTTTTAAAAAGTACCATTGTTCAAGTATACACTTGAGCTTCCTGGAGAAGGTTTTGTCCCGGAAATTCAGGGAGGAATCACTGAACACAGTGAATGAGACAGGAAGTGTCTTCTGATGGTATCGTGACCCCACTTTATCAGTTTTCCTCATGTTTACCATCTCACGCGACTTGGGACCCTAGCTTCACTCTGCTGTCTGAATTCCAGGGTGAGGCTCCCAGAGTGAAGGGCCTCAAAATCTGGAGGTGCCAAGGCTTCCCAAGGTTCATCGGGGGTGGTGGAGGCTGGACCCAGGGCTGTCGGCTAGTTTCTTCCTTGGGTTGTAACTCAGCTCACTGGAGGCTGGCCAGCTAAAAGCCTGTCGTCCTGCAGGCGGGTGCTGGAACTAAAGTGGCCGTCAGGCCCCAGGCCGTTTCCTCCTGCTGGCAGCTGCTACTTGATGATGGGACTGCCAATCTGAAAGAGGGACATCACCCCTTCTCCTACCACCCCAGGCCAGCCTAAGAGTCTACCTAGGGCTTGGCCACTTGGTAGTGTTTGACTTCTGCCAGATTCTGACCCTTCCACCCACTGTAGCAAAACAGTATCTGGCCTTCAGGGAGGCTGAGGGTGGGGAAAAGGGGAACTATGAGTCGAAACGTTTTCTGGGACCTAATTAGTGAGACCTGTCCACACATGCAGTTCCCTGCCAACAAGGAGCAGGCAGGCAGTGTCATCTTCCAACACAGACCCATCCCTGTCATGGCATCACTGACTCAAGACTAGTGCAGGCCATCAGCCGCAACCTGCCCCCACAGTGGCAGGGAATCGGCTAGAGGTGATGGGGATTCCTGAGGCCTGTCAACCAGGGAcagaaccctgatcctctgggtCACATGCCACTCTGCACTGGGCTCGGCTGCAGTCCCAGAGTTCTTTAATGGAACCTGAAGAGCACCACTGGTTCAAGGCTGAGGATGCTGTCATCGACCCTGACACTAGTGACCGTGGGATAAGGGATGTCCTTCACTCCTCATGGACGAGTTGTTTGCCATGGACAACAGGTGGCTCAGGGGTTTAAACTATGGGGCCCCAGCCCTTGCTTTTCCAGCAGTGGGATCGTGATGATAGTACCCGCCTTCTAGAGTTATTTTGAGGATTGATGATGCCAAGCGCACCATTCAGTGCACAGTAAGCACCCATGCTTGCCCTTTCCCATTGGCCTGAAAGTGTGCCTGGTCACTGAGCTTCTGCTCTCACCGCACAGATCCATCAGTTCCTGGGGTTCATTACTACACAGGTTTTAACTGGGTTCTGTAAGAGTGTCTgagagagccgggtggtggtggcgcacgcctttaatcccagcactcgggaggcagaggcaggtggatctctgggagttcgaggccagcctggtctacagagctagttccaggacaggctccaaaaccacagagaaaccctgtctcgaaaaaccaaaaaaaaaaaaaaaaaaaaaaaaaaaaagagtgtctgAGAGACAGGCTTTCTTATTCCTGTTTTCCAGGTAAAAATATAGCTTTTGTGATTCTATCTGGATGTCTTCTGTGGATTTACCGTAGGTATTAAGTCTTGAAAAGGAAGTGGGCTAGGAAAGAAACTGGGACAGCGCTGTGTGGAAACAACTGGAATAATGTGTTGAGGTGGAGGCCGGAGCAAGGGAGTGGGTGGTAGTTCTGAAAGGGCGGAGTGCTGACTCAGactcttccagagaacagaaCAGCAGGTGAGGGTGAGGGCTACGCTGGAGCAGGTAGAGAGCAAACGAAATGCTCGTCTTTATTGTcacttcttaaaaacaaaaccataaaaccTGCCatcgtgtagtccaggctgttctcagactcgatatatagctgaggatgactctgtagcttttcaacatttatttttatttcatgtgtatgagtgcatgtacATCCATGTTCCATATACaggcctggtgcctgcagaggctagaatttccctggaactggacttacagacggttgtgagcggccatgtgggtgccaacAACTGAACGTGGTCCTCtccaagggcagccagtgctctttactgctgagccgtctctccaggcctgactttgaacttttgatccttctgcctccatctcccagatgctgggattacagacatgcaccaccattcctAGTTTATGTGgagctggggctcaaacccagcgTCTCATGCGTGctatgcaagcactctaccaagtaaatgagctacattctcagctcCTGTTCCACTCGCCTATTTTATGGCAAATGTGTTCCTACCTTTCTGTGACTGTGTTTGAATTTTCCCCTATTCAGTTTATGCCCAGCTGCGGTTGACACTCTGTAGGTGGCTACAGGAGTGCTTACATCTCCATCTTTTATCCTCAGAGCACCGCGATGGGGACCCCAGCTTCAGTGGTGAGCGAGCCACCCTTGTGGCAGGTTTCAACTGAGGCCCGGGGCCGCAAGCAGGCCTCTGCTAACATCTTCCAGGATGCTGAGCTGGTGCAGATCCAGGGCCTGTTCCAGCGCAGTGGGGACCAGCTGGCTGAAGAACGGGCCCAGATCATCTGGGAATGTGCAGGGGATCACCGCGTAGCTGAGGCCCTGAGGAGACTGCGCAGGAAAAGGCCCCCAAGGCAGAACCACTGCAGCCGCCTGAGGTAGGGGCCTGGGACTGAAGGAGTGAGGGAAGAGGTGGAAGGGATGCCCTCACTGTAAGGTGCCTACTGTCTGTGTTTATACTGCTATTGCATCTAAGACTATAATTATTGTTGGAGTCACATGACCCTGTGATCCCCATGAGAAGGAAAGCCCAGGCAAAGCAGAACTACCAAATTCTGAGACTCTTGGCCAGCAGAAGGGAGTATTTTTGGAAGGGGGAAAATTACCAGTAGTAGAATGGGTAACGTTCAAAGGCAGGCCTGGTTAAAGCCTGTGGAGACTACAGAGAGGTCTGATAGTACTGTGGAGATCCTAAGGGGGACAGGCAGTAGAGACTTTCTCTGCCCATGTCACTGACAGCCCAAGAGTAGTGGGCTCCAGGGACCTAGGTAAACCTGGCCCTAAACCCATCACAAGTTTCCCTCTAGGATCCTCCCCTCATTATAAACAGCAGAGACTGAGCAGGTTCTCAGGCCTGAGATGGCAAGTTAGTGTTCACTGCTTGCCTTAACTGATGTCATTTATTCCTGCCTTATGCCATGAATCAAAGGCAGAGGAGGTAAGGGGAGCTTTGGTGAGTGCCCGTTCCCCGATCCAGCCTACATACAGAGTtggagccagatggtggtggcgcacacctttaatctcagcactcaggaggcagaggcaggcgggcaggcggatctctatgagttcgaggccagcctggtctacaagagctagttccaagataggtcccaaaactacagagaaaccctgtctca of the Chionomys nivalis chromosome 8, mChiNiv1.1, whole genome shotgun sequence genome contains:
- the Avpi1 gene encoding arginine vasopressin-induced protein 1; the encoded protein is MGTPASVVSEPPLWQVSTEARGRKQASANIFQDAELVQIQGLFQRSGDQLAEERAQIIWECAGDHRVAEALRRLRRKRPPRQNHCSRLRAPEPGSIVADPPDSATGTASSEQLGNSRRTSARVHRNWNKPGPTGYLHQIRH